One part of the Haliotis asinina isolate JCU_RB_2024 chromosome 2, JCU_Hal_asi_v2, whole genome shotgun sequence genome encodes these proteins:
- the LOC137272718 gene encoding uncharacterized protein yields the protein MLGTLQPDKKADWKTYVAPLVHAYNSIRHESTNQSPFFLMFGREPRLPIDLAFGIETNKSHQSLTAYSESLKKKLQEAYTLASKASRRAQDKQKASYDLKTRGATVQTGDRVLVKTLAFDGKHKLADRWEEDPYVVLLQPNQDIPVFVVQRESGEGRKRTLHRNHLLPIGSVPAITENNSIPRATKPTPRPRKTLNKTVEDDNHEDKESEYDAPFFFPTVAEDVTIISEDTVEESVATSETTGDDLQSLEVAGDASGGDDHVSDDENSSEVDPAKEQPSQNTEVEPEDSVRDDLPHPAPPDTHPQPIPAPRRTGRLTRKPAWQTSGDYVMCQTSDPDWQQKSRRLEQLAATGILGHISTSISKALLSLVDEEPE from the coding sequence ATGTTGGGAACTCTCCAACCAGACAAGAAAGCAGACTGGAAGACCTATGTAGCTCCGCTTGTCCACGCCTATAACAGCATCCGGCATGAGTCAACAAATCAGTCTCCATTCTTCCTTATGTTTGGTCGTGAACCTCGTCTTCCTATAGACCTTGCGTTTGGGATAGAGACCAACAAGAGTCACCAGTCTCTTACAGCTTATTCAGAGTCTCTTAAGAAGAAGCTTCAGGAAGCATACACTCTGGCATCCAAGGCATCAAGGAGAGCCCAAGACAAGCAGAAGGCCAGCTATGACTTGAAGACGAGAGGAGCCACAGTCCAAACAGGTGATCGAGTTCTGGTAAAGACATTAGCCTTTGATGGTAAACACAAGTTGGCTGATCGATGGGAGGAAGATCCTTATGTTGTTCTCTTGCAGCCAAACCAGGATATCCCTGTGTTTGTTGTGCAAAGAGAATCTGGTGAGGGGAGGAAGAGGACGCTGCATAGAAACCACCTCCTGCCCATTGGATCAGTACCAGCGATCACGGAGAACAACAGCATACCAAGAGCCACGAAGCCAACTCCTAGACCAAGAAAGACACTGAACAAGACTGTAGAAGATGACAATCATGAGGATAAAGAGTCTGAGTATGATGCTCCATTCTTTTTTCCCACAGTTGCTGAGGATGTTACTATCATCAGTGAGGACACTGTGGAAGAGAGTGTGGCTACTTCAGAGACAACAGGTGACGATCTACAGTCTCTTGAAGTAGCAGGTGATGCTTCTGGTGGTGACGACCACGTATCTGATGACGAAAACAGCTCAGAAGTAGATCCTGCAAAGGAGCAACCATCACAGAACACGGAAGTGGAGCCAGAAGACTCAGTCAGAGATGATCTACCCCATCCTGCACCTCCCGATACTCATCCTCAACCCATACCTGCACCGAGAAGAACTGGCAGACTAACCAGGAAGCCTGCTTGGCAGACCTCGGGAGATTACGTAATGTGCCAGACTTCTGACCCGGATTGGCAACAGAAGAGTCGACGATTGGAACAGCTGGCAGCGACAGGCATTCTGGGGCACATCAGCACCAGTATCTCCAAGGCATTGCTTTCCCTTGTTGATGAAGAACCGGAATGA